In the genome of Primulina eburnea isolate SZY01 chromosome 13, ASM2296580v1, whole genome shotgun sequence, the window AGGATGATGACTAGTTTTTTGCAAGGGCATAAGAAAACACATATATAATAATCGATCTCGTCCCAAGATTACCTGCTTTCCAACATTGAATGGTATATATTTATACTTGATCATGTGCATGATTTGGCGCTTCATTGTCAGTACAAAAAGAACGATCCAGTAGAACAACAAGATAGGCCAGAACACAGGGACATCGAACATGGAGAAGAAGGTCATCAGAAATGCTATACAGAAAGCTTTGGTGATTGCATACCTGAAACCATTAGATGCAGAAAATGTGATATATAGTATAATTCAATTGGATATCCCAATTGACACATTAATTAAAACCAGTCACTAAATTATTAAACAATAAAGACTAACAATGGAGAACGATTATTTCATCCACAGATGAATAACGAAAACTATTTATGCAGGAAAAGTAGAGGATGATTCAATGATACCATCAGTTGACACTGTCTCTCACATAGTATTATTTATGCATAAAAGCATACATACATACCATTCACGCTTGTCATCACCTAGTAGCAGCAACCATGTTCGTTGCTCGAAGATTACTAGTAAACTGATAACAGTTCCATATCATTTTCCAGGTGACTTGCACTTATTTAAAACATTAACATGTTTATAAATCAAAATCAGTAGCAATTTATCAGGTAATGGCAGCATGCTAAATGTTCTAAGTGTTCTCAATTGTATCATCAGCTCGGAAATTAGTCAACCTTGGAAATATATTAACGATCAGCAGTCAAATATACAAAAATAATTACCAAAATTTGAACTCGGGAAGGCGGCGAATGAATGGTTTGAATTCATCAGAACCTTTTGTAGGCAGCCGAGGTCCATCAGACTGTTCAAGTTCCGGGTCAACAAGAGGTGACAAAAATCCAATAAGAAGATTTAGAATGTAGATCCCCAAACCATAGGAAACAACGTAAAACCCTTGAAGATAGTAAACTCGCAGAGCATAAACCAAAGCTAGAGCAAAAGTTCCAGTCCACCGGTAATGTGCGTGCAGAGTAGATTTATCTAAGTAGTACTGGAAAAGCCGAGATAGTTCATGCCTCTGTTGGTTCAGTGCCGCAGCTGCCGTTGAGGGCCCGTCACCTCCACCCCCCTCCATCAATAACACTCTCAAAAAAACTACAATTTTGATATAGCACTTCAACCAGGCCAACAACCTACAGTTGACAAGGATCAGCATGCTTCAAGAATCGTAAGGCAACACATTATCCCTATGCCGACTGGTAAAAATGCAATTGAGCAAAACAAAACAGCTGGAAATCTTTTATATGCTTTCCACTCAAGAGACAAAATAAGGAAAATTTTGAGACGCTAGAAAACAACACCCAGATTTGCAAAGAATAAAAAAGCTTCTCCCAGATCCCAAAAGAATACTCCATTAACAAACAATGGTGGCGTCAATGTTTCTTAAGGGAAACCCGAACAGCAAGACAGTTTCAAAATCCACAGACCCACccgtattaaaaaaaaaaaaaaaaaaatcagctgAGAGCTCCGAATAGAAAGATTAAATACATGATTCTTGCAATATATTGGACTGCTAAAGACATTTAGCacaaaataaacaaatattaaGAACACAGGCCAGTTTTTTCCATTTCTTTAAGCCCAATAACACACTTTGACTTGAAATGCAACTTCAGCTAACAACTGCATTTCAATCCAAATACCCCAAACAAAAACATCAATCTTAGTATTGTGTCCATTGTCAATGACTCCTTCGTTTAATCCTAATGGCAACAAAAAGCTAAAGAAATATTTGTTCAATTTCAAATCAACCCTAATTTCAAAACAAGTAGATCTCACAAAAACCGATCCCCAATCAGAACACTCAATCTTGGAGAGCAGAAACTAtccgcattccaccagatatcAAATCAAGCATTTTCAATAAACAGTTTGCATTTCTTTTCTCTCAATAAACTAAGAAATTAGGTTTACCTCCCAACCCGGTGAAAGAAGATTTAATTTTCGGAAAAAATTTCGTCGGTGAAGATATATGGAAAAGTGTGTTTGAAATGCAGGTGGACAAGATACACACACCTGAGCTTAAAATACCAATTTCCAAAACAAATTTCACCGATATTTCacgataaaaataatatttttttatagatgacgcaaataagatattcgtctcacaaaatacgatctgtgagactgtatcaaacaagtttttgtcttgaaaataaatattttttaaaaaatctcaTTCGGTAATTTCCGAAACAAATTTaaattggatttttttttcacttttttctttaaaaaaagcaattgaattgaaataaaatttttaaaaaaatctcatTCCCCATTTGTTATAGTCCAATTAATATAGATATCAAGTTAAAAACTTCGTGAAAAAAAGATTTTGATCATTTGCATTCGCATTAAACTCTCTTATAATTTTATGTGACATTTAATAATATCAACAATAATTGGTGGCATGCTTGCATCTAtaggaaaaagaaaaggaaagaaaaaataACAAGAGTGCTTTAAAGCGGCAGCACGATTGATTTAGAACGTGATACAAAATTGGGTGGATATTCTCTCCACCATTGTAATTGTTCAGAGTACTCTGAAACGATTTACAAAAATATATCGGGGTACATGTAAAATTATGAAGTTGGATATATTATTGCATAAAattacaataataataaatcacAGTTaagataaaatataaatttgattaaataacattaataaatatttgaatACTAATGAACTTATTTGCTAAGTATAGAAATGGCGTGTCCAACCAAAATATCTAAACCCAAATAGAAACTTGAGTGTTGAACCAACACAATAATAATTCTTATAGAATATTAGTAGATATTCTATAGAGGCAGAACTTCATCTTATATCAATTATCATTTGAGCGATATAGACTTACACTTTAGTCAACAAAAAACATATACTCAAAGCAAAATAAATTATCAATATCAAGGTCGGTGAAACTCGTTGTTTCTTTGAAACATATTTGTTCTCTCACACGAGTCGCTTGAAAATCAATTAGAGTTTGTTTCCCATGATACAATGGTTCAAAATCTAATGACAATCAGGCACCAATTATTACGCTAAGCGAACTAAAAAACGTACCTGAATTTTATCacattgaacaaaaagaatcgAATAAACTACATAGCATATTTTAAGATGATAAGACAAGtgaatttcttagaaaatcaaGTGTGCGGATTTTGAAAAGTACTCTCTATTTATAGCTTGTATGTTAAACATCAACACCCCAAATAATTCATATTCAAGGGCACTTAAAGCCCACTCTCCCACTACCATATATCGATGGTCATCACTTAATCACGTCATTAAAATTATGATCAAGAGGATGCGAAGGGGGTTGATTACATATGTAGGGGCACTATCCCATGATAGAATCAATGACCCAAATTTAACCACAAATACATGgggtccactaatttttttaaaatcacatatatGTGTGAATCTTGTCCATCCAAACCATGTGAGGGCAGTGCCCCCACATGAAGCATCGACTTAACATGCGAATGGTTGATTACATCCTACATGTAGGGGCACTACCCCATGATAGAATCAATGACCCAAATTTAACCACACATACATGTGGtcaactaatttttttaaaatcacatatatGTGTGAATCATG includes:
- the LOC140810101 gene encoding protein RER1A-like; this encodes MEGGGGDGPSTAAAALNQQRHELSRLFQYYLDKSTLHAHYRWTGTFALALVYALRVYYLQGFYVVSYGLGIYILNLLIGFLSPLVDPELEQSDGPRLPTKGSDEFKPFIRRLPEFKFWYAITKAFCIAFLMTFFSMFDVPVFWPILLFYWIVLFVLTMKRQIMHMIKYKYIPFNVGKQTYRGKKPAARSHDPRAD